Proteins from a genomic interval of Medicago truncatula cultivar Jemalong A17 chromosome 3, MtrunA17r5.0-ANR, whole genome shotgun sequence:
- the LOC120579653 gene encoding photosystem I P700 chlorophyll a apoprotein A1, giving the protein MLAGLFVCVVRKEEDSMIIRSPEPKVKILVDPEVKILVDRDPIKTSFEQWAKPGHFSRTIAKGPDTTTWIWNLHADAHDFDSHTSDLEEISRKVFSAHFGQLSIIFLWLSGMYFHGARFSNYEAWLNDPTHIRPSAQVVWPIVGQEILNGDVGGGFRGIQITSGFFQIWRASGITNELQLYCTAIGALVFAALMLFAGWFHYHKAAPKLAWFQDVESMLNHHLAGLLGLGSLSWAGHQVHVSLPINQFRNAGVDPKEIPLPHEFILNRDLLAQLYPSFAEGATPFFTLNWSKYADFLTFRGGLDPLTGGLWLTDIAHHHLAIAILFLIAGHMYRTNWAIGHGIRDILEAHKGPFTGQGHKGLYEILTTSWHAQLSINLAMLSSLTIIVAHHMYAMPPYPYLATDYGTQLSLFTHHMWIGGFLIVGAAAHAAIFMVRDYDPTTRYNDLLDRILRHRDAIISHLNWVCIFLGFHSFGLYIHNDTMSALGRPQDMFSDTAIQLQPVFAQWIQNTHALAPGTTAPGATASTSLTWGGGDLVAVGGKVALLPIPLGTADFLVHHIHAFTIHVTVLILLKGVLFARSSRLIPDKANLGFRFPCDGPGRGGTCQVSAWDHVFLGLFWMYNSISVVIFHFSWKMQSDVWGSINDQGVVTHITGGNFAQSSITINGWLRDFLWAQASQVIQSYGSSLSAYGLFFLGAHFVWAFSLMFLFSGRGYWQELIESIVWAHNKLKVAPATQPRALSIVQGRAVGVTHYLLGGIATTWAFFLARIIAVG; this is encoded by the coding sequence atgttgGCGGGTCTCTTTGTATGTGTTGTCCGGAAAGAGGAGGACTCAATGATTATTCGTTCGCCGGAaccaaaagtcaaaattttggTAGATCCAGAAGTCAAAATTTTGGTAGATAGGGATCCCATAAAAACTTCTTTCGAGCAATGGGCAAAGCCTGGTCATTTCTCAAGAACAATAGCTAAGGGACCTGATACTACTACTTGGATCTGGAACCTACATGCTGATGCTCATGATTTCGATAGCCATACTAGTGATTTAGAGGAGATTTCCCGAAAAGTATTTAGTGCTCATTTCGGCCAACTCTCCATTATCTTTCTTTGGCTGAGTGGCATGTATTTCCATGGTGCTCGTTTTTCCAATTATGAAGCATGGCTAAATGATCCTACTCACATTCGACCTAGTGCCCAGGTGGTTTGGCCAATAGTAGGCCAAGAAATATTGAATGGTGATGTAGGCGGAGGTTTCCGCGGAATACAAATAACTTCTGGTTTTTTTCAGATTTGGCGAGCATCTGGAATAACTAATGAATTACAACTCTATTGTACTGCAATTGGTGCATTGGTCTTTGCAGCCTTAATGCTTTTTGCTGGTTGGTTTCATTATCACAAAGCTGCTCCAAAATTGGCTTGGTTCCAAGATGTAGAATCCATGTTGAATCACCATTTGGCAGGGCTACTAGGACTTGGGTCTCTTTCTTGGGCGGGGCATCAAGTACATGTATCTTTACCAATTAACCAATTTCGAAATGCTGGAGTAGATCCCAAAGAGATCCCACTTCCTCATGAATTTATCTTGAATCGGGATCTTTTGGCTCAACTTTATCCAAGTTTTGCCGAAGGAGCAACCCCATTTTTTACCTTGAATTGGTCAAAATACGCGGACTTTCTAACTTTTCGTGGAGGATTAGATCCACTAACTGGGGGTCTATGGCTGACCGATATTGCACATCATCATTTAGCTATTGCAATTCTTTTTCTCATTGCCGGTCATATGTATAGAACTAATTGGGCTATTGGTCATGGTATAAGAGATATTTTAGAGGCCCATAAAGGTCCATTTACAGGCCAAGGTCATAAAGGTCTATATGAGATCCTAACAACGTCATGGCATGCTCAATTATCTATTAACCTAGCTATGTTAAGCTCTTTGACCATTATTGTAGCTCACCATATGTATGCTATGCCTCCTTATCCATACCTAGCTACTGACTATGGGACACAACTGTCATTGTTCACACATCACATGTGGATTGGGGGATTTCTCATAGTTGGTGCTGCTGCACATGCAGCCATTTTTATGGTAAGAGACTATGATCCAACTACTCGATACAACGATCTATTAGATCGTATTCTTAGACATCGCGATGCAATCATATCACATCTCAACTGGGTGTGTATATTTTTAGGCTTTCACAGTTTTGGTTTGTATATTCATAATGATACCATGAGTGCTTTAGGGCGCCCTCAAGATATGTTTTCTGATACCGCTATACAATTACAACCAGTCTTTGCTCAATGGATACAAAATACCCACGCTTTAGCACCTGGTACAACGGCCCCTGGTGCAACAGCAAGCACCAGTTTGACTTGGGGCGGTGGTGATTTAGTGGCAGTGGGCGGCAAAGTAGCTTTGTTACCTATTCCATTAGGAACTGCAGATTTTTTGGTACATCATATTCATGCATTTACAATTCACGTGACGGTATTGATACTCCTAAAAGGAGTTCTATTTGCTCGTAGCTCACGATTGATACCGGATAAAGCAAATCTTGGTTTTCGGTTCCCTTGTGATGGACCTGGAAGAGGGGGGACATGCCAAGTATCCGCTTGGGATCACGTCTTCTTAGGATTATTTTGGATGTACAATTCAATTTCTGTAGTAATATTCCATTTCAGTTGGAAAATGCAGTCCGATGTTTGGGGTAGTATAAACGATCAAGGAGTAGTAACTCATATCACAGGAGGAAACTTTGCGCAGAGTTCGATTACCATTAATGGGTGGCTCCGCGATTTCTTATGGGCGCAGGCATCCCAGGTAATTCAGTCTTATGGTTCCTCATTATCTGCATATGGTCTTTTTTTCTTAGGTGCCCATTTTGTATGGGCTTTTAGTTTAATGTTTCTATTCAGCGGGCGTGGTTATTGGCAAGAACTTATTGAATCCATCGTTTGGGCtcataataaattaaaagttgCTCCTGCTACTCAGCCTAGAGCCTTGAGCATTGTACAGGGACGTGCTGTAGGAGTAACCCATTACCTTCTGGGTGGAATTGCCACAACGTGGGCATTCTTCTTAGCAAGAATTATTGCAGTAGGATAA